One window from the genome of Metabacillus flavus encodes:
- a CDS encoding glycosyltransferase family 4 protein, which translates to MKIALFTDTYAPDVNGVARTLKRFTDYLEANGHEYRVFAPESTKESLFSSHIHRFASFPFFLYPECRVAWPNMLQVKGELQKFQPDLVHIATPFNIGLCGMHYAKKLNIPIVGSYHTDFDQYLEYYDLQFFSKILWKYMHWFHRPFKKLFVPSPETLEQLKVQGFPNLRIWGRGVDCSVFSPSLEGFDAHEQYNIKEPFILSYAGRLAPEKDIQTLMAAAKTMPAHLREKVHFLIVGDGPSKLEMMKDAPENMTFAGYVSGRNLAKIYASSDLFVFPSPTETFGNVVLESLACGTPVIGANSGGVKNIISQEKNGLLCEPRNSEAFIDAISSLLENHRLREEMSRNARTYALTQTWDSIFDGLLNDYEEVIIHPEEVRYA; encoded by the coding sequence ATGAAAATCGCATTGTTTACTGATACGTATGCTCCCGATGTCAACGGTGTAGCCCGTACATTAAAACGGTTCACAGACTACCTTGAAGCGAACGGCCATGAATATCGTGTATTTGCACCAGAGAGCACGAAAGAAAGTTTATTTTCCAGTCACATTCACCGTTTTGCGAGCTTCCCATTCTTTTTATATCCTGAATGCCGTGTTGCCTGGCCCAACATGCTTCAGGTTAAAGGAGAGCTCCAAAAATTCCAGCCCGATCTCGTCCACATTGCCACTCCCTTCAATATCGGTTTATGCGGAATGCATTATGCAAAAAAATTAAACATACCGATCGTTGGATCCTATCACACGGATTTCGATCAATATCTTGAATATTACGACCTTCAGTTTTTTTCAAAAATACTATGGAAATACATGCATTGGTTTCACAGACCATTCAAAAAGCTTTTTGTGCCATCTCCCGAAACCCTTGAACAGCTAAAAGTACAAGGATTCCCCAATTTGCGTATTTGGGGAAGAGGGGTAGACTGTTCCGTGTTTTCTCCAAGTTTAGAGGGTTTTGATGCCCATGAGCAATACAATATTAAAGAGCCATTTATCCTCTCCTATGCAGGCCGTCTCGCTCCTGAGAAAGACATTCAGACATTGATGGCCGCAGCGAAAACGATGCCTGCCCATTTAAGGGAAAAAGTTCATTTTCTTATCGTGGGAGACGGACCATCCAAGCTTGAAATGATGAAGGACGCTCCTGAAAATATGACATTTGCCGGTTACGTCAGCGGCAGAAATCTTGCAAAAATTTATGCTTCTTCTGATTTGTTTGTCTTCCCTTCTCCTACAGAAACCTTTGGAAATGTTGTCCTTGAGTCCCTTGCCTGCGGAACCCCTGTTATTGGCGCGAACTCCGGAGGCGTAAAAAATATCATTTCTCAAGAAAAAAACGGGCTGCTGTGTGAACCGCGTAATTCTGAAGCCTTTATTGATGCCATTTCCTCTTTGCTTGAAAATCACCGATTACGGGAGGAAATGTCCCGTAATGCAAGAACCTACGCCTTAACCCAGACTTGGGACAGCATATTCGATGGACTTTTAAACGATTATGAAGAAGTCATCATTCATCCTGAAGAAGTTCGCTACGCTTAA
- a CDS encoding dihydrolipoyl dehydrogenase family protein, with the protein MKYDLIVIGGGSGGLTAAAGAASFGAKVALIDKRDTLGGDCLHVGCVPSKALIHQANEFYIGRKAAARHGYNLNADFDQVKNSVKTAVATIQHHDSDDRFEQLGVDIFHGTAEFSSSHEVIVNGQKLIGKRFVIAVGSSPLIPDIDGLKEAGFQTNETIFSMPVFPKRLAIIGGGPIGVEMGQAFARLGSEVTIIDRSSKILAKEDEDVRDFMTAKLSEEMEIRSKTEVEKVSLSGQSKVLHLVSDQKGEMLEADEILLAMGRVPNTKGLKADKAGVDLDDKGHVKVNAYLQTNRKHIFAAGDVIGQYLFTHAAGQEGKTIVQNALFGVKGKISYDHMPWNVYTRPEVFHLGLTEKEAKEQHGNVTIYKKALDEVDRFVTEQETGFVKLIMDQKGKILGAHAVGEGAGDWMQSVVFAKSSGKKLRSLSGMVYPYPNRAAGIQSAADLYWREKLFDGGLKKWAARYIKWFR; encoded by the coding sequence ATGAAGTATGATTTAATTGTCATTGGAGGGGGATCCGGCGGATTAACAGCTGCTGCCGGTGCGGCCTCATTTGGAGCAAAGGTTGCTCTTATTGATAAACGTGATACTCTCGGCGGAGATTGTTTGCATGTGGGCTGTGTGCCATCTAAGGCGCTGATTCATCAGGCAAATGAATTCTACATAGGAAGGAAAGCAGCCGCCAGACACGGATATAACCTGAACGCAGATTTTGATCAGGTCAAGAATTCCGTAAAAACAGCTGTAGCAACCATTCAGCATCATGATTCGGATGACCGCTTCGAACAGCTTGGTGTGGACATTTTTCACGGCACAGCCGAATTCTCAAGCTCGCATGAAGTGATAGTGAACGGCCAAAAGCTGATTGGAAAGCGGTTTGTCATTGCGGTGGGATCAAGTCCGCTCATCCCGGATATTGATGGATTAAAGGAAGCTGGCTTTCAAACGAACGAAACCATTTTTTCCATGCCGGTTTTCCCGAAAAGGCTGGCTATTATAGGCGGAGGGCCAATTGGCGTGGAAATGGGACAGGCATTCGCGAGACTCGGCAGCGAGGTCACCATCATAGACCGTTCTTCAAAAATCCTTGCTAAAGAGGATGAGGATGTAAGAGATTTCATGACCGCTAAGCTGTCTGAAGAAATGGAAATCCGCTCAAAAACAGAAGTGGAGAAGGTTTCTCTTTCAGGACAGAGTAAGGTACTGCATCTTGTATCAGATCAAAAAGGAGAAATGCTTGAAGCAGATGAAATTCTTTTAGCTATGGGGCGCGTCCCGAATACAAAAGGACTGAAAGCGGATAAAGCTGGTGTAGATCTGGATGATAAAGGCCATGTAAAAGTGAACGCTTATCTCCAGACGAACCGGAAGCACATCTTTGCAGCAGGCGATGTAATTGGACAGTATCTTTTCACGCACGCAGCAGGACAAGAGGGGAAAACCATTGTACAGAATGCTCTATTTGGTGTAAAAGGAAAAATTTCATATGATCATATGCCGTGGAACGTATATACAAGGCCGGAGGTTTTTCACCTAGGGTTAACGGAAAAAGAAGCGAAAGAACAGCATGGCAATGTGACCATTTATAAAAAAGCTTTGGATGAAGTCGATCGGTTTGTAACCGAACAGGAAACCGGATTTGTTAAATTAATTATGGATCAAAAAGGAAAGATCCTGGGTGCCCATGCGGTCGGCGAGGGGGCAGGGGATTGGATGCAATCTGTTGTTTTTGCAAAAAGCAGCGGGAAAAAGCTGAGAAGTCTTTCGGGAATGGTATACCCCTATCCGAACCGGGCAGCCGGCATCCAGTCGGCAGCAGATTTATATTGGAGGGAAAAGCTCTTTGACGGGGGCTTGAAAAAATGGGCGGCCAGATATATTAAGTGGTTCCGCTAA
- a CDS encoding CDP-alcohol phosphatidyltransferase family protein — protein sequence MLDTHGRKYVQPAIDGTASVLLRWKLTANQVTGIAFLIGVSSGIFVYAGQPLLAIAVLWISGFLDAVDGTMARKTKPSAWGTVLDITFDRVVEISVILGLAFAFPEAQWALLLLSVSIIISMTIFLTVGALSEKQGVKSFYYQAGVAERTEGFILFSLMIIFSGQLVWMTLLFFVVEMFTAFQRLFEAKRLLK from the coding sequence ATGCTTGATACGCATGGAAGGAAATATGTGCAGCCTGCAATTGATGGGACGGCCTCTGTTCTACTGAGGTGGAAACTCACTGCGAATCAAGTAACAGGTATCGCCTTTCTAATCGGAGTGTCATCAGGGATATTTGTGTATGCCGGACAGCCCCTGCTGGCCATAGCGGTTTTGTGGATTTCCGGCTTTCTGGACGCAGTCGATGGCACAATGGCCAGGAAAACGAAGCCATCCGCCTGGGGAACCGTTCTTGATATTACGTTTGACAGGGTAGTGGAGATCAGTGTGATCTTAGGCCTTGCCTTCGCTTTCCCGGAAGCACAGTGGGCTCTACTTTTACTCAGCGTTTCCATTATTATCTCAATGACCATCTTTTTAACTGTAGGAGCCCTTAGTGAAAAACAAGGTGTGAAATCCTTTTACTATCAGGCAGGAGTGGCGGAACGGACAGAAGGGTTTATTCTTTTTTCCCTGATGATTATTTTCAGCGGCCAGCTTGTCTGGATGACCTTGCTCTTTTTCGTAGTTGAAATGTTTACAGCTTTTCAAAGATTGTTTGAAGCGAAACGATTACTCAAGTAG
- a CDS encoding TVP38/TMEM64 family protein yields MKKIARLLLLVFAAGLLIWFNQSYVNISPEMIKGWILSLGAVGPVVYILLYTVRPLTLFPASILSLAGGLAFGPISGMIYIMAGASGGAAVAFFLSRTFGRRMVPDSEWIGSLKRIIEKNGFLYVLVLRILPIVNFDLISYAAGLTTIRWGSFLLATIIGIIPGTFAYSFLGSSFTSDNKMIIYIAIGIFIILAIIPILFRKKMKKWLFSNQENEVKKDA; encoded by the coding sequence TTGAAAAAGATAGCTAGACTGCTGCTGCTTGTTTTCGCGGCCGGTCTTCTCATTTGGTTTAATCAGAGTTACGTGAACATAAGTCCGGAAATGATTAAGGGATGGATTTTATCGCTTGGTGCGGTTGGGCCCGTCGTTTATATTCTGCTTTATACAGTTCGTCCCCTAACCCTTTTTCCGGCTTCAATCCTATCACTGGCGGGAGGACTCGCATTCGGTCCCATTTCGGGAATGATCTATATAATGGCAGGTGCAAGCGGAGGAGCAGCGGTTGCATTCTTTCTCTCTCGTACCTTTGGGAGAAGAATGGTCCCGGATTCCGAATGGATCGGTTCTTTAAAAAGGATCATCGAAAAGAATGGTTTTCTCTATGTTCTTGTGCTGAGGATCCTGCCAATCGTAAATTTCGACCTAATCAGCTATGCGGCCGGCCTGACGACCATTCGCTGGGGATCCTTTTTGCTCGCGACCATTATTGGAATTATACCTGGTACGTTTGCCTACAGCTTTCTAGGCTCGAGTTTTACATCAGATAATAAAATGATCATTTATATTGCAATTGGCATTTTTATCATACTTGCCATCATTCCTATTCTCTTTAGGAAAAAAATGAAGAAATGGCTCTTTTCGAATCAGGAAAATGAGGTGAAGAAGGATGCTTGA
- a CDS encoding ABC transporter ATP-binding protein has translation MPYLVFNGTKRFHKKKILDGIQLSIQKGEILSLIGPSGTGKSTLLKCLAGIEALDEGQFFLNGKDVTRVPARKREVVLVFQQALLFPHMTVVENVEYGLKIHKVKKEAREQKVKKMLEKTEMLHAAKQYPDELSGGEQQRAALARALVLEPKLLLLDEPFANVDPLLRDKLRIWVKSLLKEQNITSIFVTHDMEEAAMIGDEIAILHEGAILQKGTAREIYLRPANERAASFYGDGMMQKQEFIPSHKLRISENSSENAWKGRIEGELYKYGQSFFRIAIGSGEQWITLQSSLPLKEGQTVYICRNPEEAAFLEKDS, from the coding sequence ATGCCTTATTTAGTTTTCAATGGTACGAAGCGATTTCATAAGAAGAAAATCTTAGACGGAATTCAGCTCTCTATTCAGAAGGGGGAAATCCTCTCTCTTATAGGGCCTTCCGGGACAGGAAAGTCCACCCTCCTTAAGTGCCTGGCAGGAATAGAAGCCCTGGATGAGGGTCAGTTTTTTCTGAACGGAAAGGACGTAACCCGTGTTCCTGCAAGAAAAAGAGAGGTGGTTCTCGTCTTTCAGCAGGCGCTGCTGTTTCCTCATATGACCGTTGTCGAAAATGTAGAGTATGGTCTTAAGATTCATAAAGTAAAAAAAGAAGCAAGAGAGCAGAAAGTAAAAAAGATGCTCGAAAAGACGGAAATGCTGCACGCGGCCAAGCAGTATCCGGATGAACTGTCCGGAGGGGAGCAGCAAAGGGCTGCACTTGCAAGAGCCCTCGTATTGGAGCCGAAGCTTTTGCTGCTTGACGAACCGTTTGCGAATGTGGATCCTCTCTTGAGAGATAAATTGAGGATTTGGGTGAAAAGCCTGCTTAAAGAACAGAACATTACATCCATTTTTGTTACACATGATATGGAAGAAGCCGCGATGATAGGCGACGAGATTGCCATTTTGCATGAAGGAGCCATTCTTCAGAAGGGGACAGCACGCGAGATTTATTTGCGGCCTGCAAATGAAAGGGCGGCATCCTTCTATGGAGATGGCATGATGCAAAAGCAGGAATTTATTCCTTCTCACAAGCTCCGGATCTCTGAAAACTCTTCTGAGAATGCTTGGAAAGGCAGAATAGAAGGGGAATTGTATAAATACGGACAGTCTTTTTTCCGAATTGCAATTGGCTCCGGGGAACAGTGGATAACACTGCAATCATCGCTGCCTTTAAAGGAAGGGCAGACTGTTTATATCTGCAGAAACCCGGAGGAGGCTGCGTTTCTTGAAAAAGATAGCTAG
- a CDS encoding ABC transporter permease — protein sequence MKWFKNKSVPGAVIPALVLSGILLLSGILFSLYESAAMNGNISLKAYAEIWNGKSFRMSFLYSFSLALISSLLAIAAGLLITRKIAPFMRRPFFKLLAWSPILFPHFVWGYMLLLLLDQTGWIPQVLTEIGFLQQPGQFPVLIRDEWGIGIILTYVTKEIPFVILMLLPLYLSMDGRRKDVITSLGGSRWDVFKTAEWPVVFPVLIETFLILFAFILTAYEVPALLGITFPKMVSVLAFDWFYNGDWSQRPLAYAAMITVTVLIILVTAIFYFLWGRKRRMVPSSSGITVFRKKGSVAVLSIYLLFVFLPIGALIASSVMQRDRNHLLNSEFTWRAWRVIAEDPLLVQSVWTSVSIGTAVVLLNLAAGIPAARALAFRQFKGKTLAETILLAPILIPALLIAMGLHIAFIRLGLANEWSGVVLIQLLPTLPYTIKIFRAGFEQMGQSFEQQAKTLGASGWEIFTSIHLPLLLSSFRSSAFLIFVISLGQFILTSLIGGGSVLTLALVYFPYFEQADTAVLAAFSLLFAIIPIGVWIAFEAVYRILAPYKGRF from the coding sequence ATGAAGTGGTTCAAAAATAAATCAGTGCCGGGTGCGGTTATACCGGCTCTTGTTTTATCGGGAATCCTGCTCCTGTCCGGAATTCTTTTTTCACTGTATGAAAGTGCAGCAATGAATGGAAATATAAGTTTAAAAGCCTATGCAGAGATCTGGAATGGGAAAAGCTTTCGAATGTCCTTTTTATACAGTTTTTCACTTGCCTTGATCTCATCGCTGCTCGCCATTGCAGCAGGATTATTGATTACGAGAAAAATAGCCCCGTTTATGAGGCGTCCTTTTTTCAAGCTGCTTGCCTGGTCCCCGATTCTTTTTCCCCATTTTGTTTGGGGATACATGCTTTTGCTCCTGCTTGATCAGACGGGCTGGATTCCTCAGGTGCTGACAGAGATTGGTTTTCTGCAGCAGCCCGGGCAATTTCCGGTCCTGATCAGGGACGAATGGGGGATAGGAATAATCCTTACGTACGTCACGAAGGAAATTCCTTTTGTGATTTTGATGCTCCTGCCCCTCTATCTTTCTATGGATGGCAGGAGGAAGGACGTCATTACCTCACTTGGGGGCTCGCGGTGGGACGTTTTTAAAACGGCAGAATGGCCGGTGGTGTTCCCCGTCCTTATTGAGACCTTTCTGATCTTGTTCGCTTTTATCCTGACAGCTTATGAGGTACCGGCACTGCTTGGGATCACATTCCCTAAGATGGTTTCTGTTTTGGCTTTTGACTGGTTTTACAACGGGGATTGGTCACAGCGCCCTTTGGCATATGCGGCGATGATCACCGTCACCGTTTTAATTATATTGGTGACTGCTATTTTCTATTTTTTATGGGGCAGAAAAAGAAGAATGGTACCGTCCAGTTCTGGAATCACTGTTTTCAGGAAAAAAGGCTCCGTCGCTGTTCTCAGCATTTATTTACTCTTCGTATTTCTTCCGATTGGTGCTCTAATTGCTAGCAGTGTGATGCAAAGAGACCGGAATCATCTCTTGAATTCGGAATTTACATGGAGAGCCTGGAGGGTGATTGCAGAAGATCCGCTGCTTGTACAGTCCGTATGGACATCAGTTAGTATCGGAACGGCTGTCGTGCTGCTGAACTTGGCAGCAGGCATTCCAGCGGCACGGGCTTTGGCTTTCCGGCAATTTAAAGGAAAGACGCTCGCGGAGACAATTCTTCTCGCTCCAATTTTAATTCCTGCTTTACTTATTGCAATGGGATTGCATATAGCGTTTATTCGCCTCGGTCTGGCAAATGAGTGGAGCGGGGTCGTGCTGATTCAGCTGCTCCCGACCCTGCCGTATACCATTAAAATATTCAGAGCAGGCTTTGAACAAATGGGGCAAAGCTTTGAGCAGCAGGCTAAAACGCTTGGAGCATCAGGATGGGAGATTTTTACGTCCATCCATCTTCCGCTCCTGCTTTCTTCATTCCGATCCTCTGCATTCCTGATTTTTGTTATATCTCTCGGTCAGTTTATCTTAACAAGTTTAATAGGCGGAGGGAGCGTATTGACGCTTGCTCTTGTCTATTTTCCTTATTTTGAACAGGCGGATACAGCGGTTTTGGCCGCTTTCTCGCTGCTGTTTGCCATCATTCCCATCGGAGTTTGGATAGCATTTGAAGCGGTGTACCGGATCCTTGCTCCATATAAAGGGAGGTTTTGA
- a CDS encoding ABC transporter substrate-binding protein → MKRLLVLFIIILALAGCSSKADTEKDSQKVLASSWSDIEKVAAGKKVRLFMWGGDPGINAYIDEYVKPAVKEKNNILLERVPMDTPEILQKLETEKRAGQTEGTIDIVWLNGENFKNAKQNNLLLGPITEKLPNYTKYYDTKSLENLYDFGLETEGYEAPWGKVQFVFHYDSSKIVDPPKTIEDLKKWVKANPGQFAYPDPKDFTGNAFIRHLFYESAGGAKGLLDKGYDEKFAKTGSERLWKDLNELEPYLWKKGKLYPNDLTELDKLYANGELAMTMGYNEARAESLIEKGVFLESTRSFVLESGSIGNTHFLAIPANSSNKEAALASINFLLSPEAQIKKLSPEYWGESPALDYSKLSNQQKAEYDEIKRGDSVLKPEQLKDAFLPEIDSRYVNWLKENWTNEVVQK, encoded by the coding sequence ATGAAGCGATTACTGGTCTTATTTATCATCATACTGGCATTAGCAGGCTGCTCTTCCAAGGCCGATACAGAAAAGGACAGCCAAAAAGTTCTTGCATCCAGCTGGTCTGATATAGAAAAAGTGGCAGCCGGAAAAAAAGTGAGGCTCTTCATGTGGGGTGGTGACCCTGGGATCAATGCTTATATAGATGAGTACGTGAAACCTGCAGTCAAAGAAAAAAACAATATTCTTTTAGAAAGAGTTCCAATGGATACCCCTGAAATTCTTCAAAAGCTAGAAACAGAAAAAAGAGCAGGACAGACAGAAGGAACGATTGATATCGTTTGGCTGAATGGAGAGAACTTTAAGAACGCCAAGCAAAACAATCTGCTTCTTGGCCCGATTACTGAAAAACTGCCGAATTACACGAAATATTATGATACAAAATCCCTTGAAAATCTTTATGACTTCGGTCTTGAAACAGAGGGTTATGAAGCACCATGGGGGAAAGTGCAGTTTGTCTTCCATTATGATTCATCTAAAATTGTGGATCCGCCTAAAACGATAGAGGATTTAAAGAAGTGGGTGAAAGCCAATCCTGGCCAGTTCGCCTACCCTGATCCGAAAGATTTCACAGGAAATGCTTTTATCAGACACTTGTTTTATGAATCAGCAGGCGGGGCAAAGGGTCTTCTCGATAAAGGATATGATGAAAAATTTGCAAAAACAGGCAGTGAAAGGCTTTGGAAGGATTTAAATGAGCTGGAGCCCTATCTCTGGAAGAAGGGAAAGCTCTATCCGAATGATCTGACCGAGCTTGATAAGCTCTACGCTAATGGGGAGCTTGCCATGACAATGGGCTATAATGAGGCCCGCGCAGAGAGTCTTATTGAGAAAGGCGTATTCCTTGAATCAACCCGGTCCTTTGTTCTTGAATCAGGCTCGATTGGGAATACGCATTTCCTCGCAATACCAGCCAATAGCTCAAATAAAGAGGCGGCATTAGCGTCAATTAATTTCCTGCTTTCACCGGAAGCACAAATTAAAAAGCTCTCACCGGAATATTGGGGGGAGAGTCCGGCTTTGGATTATTCAAAGCTATCCAATCAGCAGAAGGCTGAATACGATGAAATTAAGCGGGGGGACAGTGTGTTGAAGCCGGAGCAATTAAAAGATGCTTTCCTTCCGGAGATTGATTCACGGTATGTGAACTGGTTAAAGGAGAACTGGACGAATGAAGTGGTTCAAAAATAA